A stretch of the Streptosporangium sp. NBC_01755 genome encodes the following:
- a CDS encoding tripartite tricarboxylate transporter permease → MLQIPRPYLYSGITLFAALGVYALNSSWVELVILYLLGLPGFAMRRFGLPIAPAVIGLILGPMAEIQLRRALAIGAGDATVLVRSPIAATLLVVSLLALFTPLIRKTIARRGA, encoded by the coding sequence GTGCTGCAGATCCCCCGCCCCTACCTCTACTCGGGGATCACGCTGTTCGCGGCGCTCGGCGTCTACGCGCTGAACTCCTCCTGGGTGGAGCTGGTCATCCTCTACCTTCTGGGCCTGCCCGGTTTCGCGATGCGCCGGTTCGGCCTGCCCATCGCCCCGGCGGTGATCGGCCTGATCCTGGGCCCGATGGCCGAGATCCAACTCCGCCGGGCCCTGGCCATCGGCGCGGGCGACGCGACGGTCCTGGTCAGGAGCCCGATCGCGGCGACGCTGCTGGTCGTCTCGCTCCTGGCGCTGTTCACCCCCCTCATCAGGAAGACGATCGCCCGTCGCGGAGCCTGA